The Aminithiophilus ramosus genome contains a region encoding:
- a CDS encoding GntR family transcriptional regulator, translating into MLSRIVPPIRSLREIVYDYLRRQMNEGHLLPGSFFNLKEVSDALGISTTPLREALVQLSSEGFVTIFPRRGAVVNALSLDQIRNIYQLIGALEGSVILEVASRFTDERVAMMAEINDLMALRLQEGRIAEYLELNLRFHGGFLELSENEDLLGQLEIFKQRLYEFPRNEHLVAAWEEKNHSEHVALLEALRRRDFEGASRIIRDVHWSFSVQEPFVRSYYALHLEILERLKAEGGGFSRLRGEDS; encoded by the coding sequence ATGCTGTCGAGAATCGTGCCGCCCATCAGGTCACTCCGTGAGATCGTTTACGATTATTTGCGACGGCAGATGAATGAAGGCCACCTTCTGCCCGGATCTTTTTTTAATCTGAAAGAGGTCAGCGATGCCCTGGGCATCAGCACGACGCCTCTGAGGGAGGCCCTGGTCCAGCTCTCGTCGGAGGGGTTCGTCACCATTTTTCCAAGGCGGGGAGCGGTCGTGAACGCCCTCAGCCTCGACCAGATCCGCAACATCTATCAGCTCATCGGAGCCTTGGAGGGGTCGGTCATCCTCGAAGTCGCCTCCCGTTTCACCGACGAGAGGGTGGCGATGATGGCCGAGATCAACGACCTGATGGCCCTTCGCCTTCAGGAGGGAAGAATCGCCGAATATCTCGAACTCAACCTGCGCTTTCACGGAGGCTTTCTCGAACTCTCGGAAAACGAGGATCTCCTCGGCCAGCTCGAGATCTTCAAACAGCGCCTCTACGAATTTCCTCGCAACGAGCATCTCGTGGCCGCATGGGAGGAGAAAAACCACAGCGAACATGTGGCCCTCCTGGAGGCGCTCCGGCGGAGGGATTTCGAGGGGGCGTCCCGGATCATCCGCGATGTCCACTGGTCCTTCTCGGTTCAGGAACCCTTCGTCCGCTCCTATTACGCCCTCCATCTGGAGATTCTGGAACGTCTGAAGGCCGAGGGGGGCGGCTTCTCCCGTCTTCGGGGAGAGGACTCGTGA
- a CDS encoding GNAT family N-acetyltransferase has product MTALARSRGVIPRCRRYRGGLVTERLRLVPLERLPGGVELRDGTLLASLLGTTVPEVWPPAALEEVGFRSSGLLVWFMILKGAGRRRPSLVGLCGFRDLPDESGAVELRYEVLPGFQRRGLATEGAEALVAWAFESRWARSIRAKTLRDELGAMEVLARLGFTLIGTDEAGQAYLFELEPSEGPEEKMEASDPF; this is encoded by the coding sequence GTGACGGCCCTCGCCCGCTCTCGAGGCGTCATTCCCCGTTGTCGCCGTTATCGAGGCGGCCTCGTGACGGAACGCCTTCGCCTCGTCCCTCTGGAGCGTCTGCCCGGAGGCGTGGAGCTTCGCGACGGAACCCTGTTGGCCTCCCTTCTCGGGACGACGGTTCCTGAGGTCTGGCCTCCTGCGGCTCTGGAGGAGGTGGGCTTTCGCTCGTCGGGTCTTCTCGTCTGGTTCATGATCCTCAAGGGGGCCGGACGCCGCCGTCCCTCTCTCGTCGGCCTCTGCGGTTTTCGCGACCTTCCCGACGAAAGCGGGGCCGTCGAGCTGCGCTACGAGGTCCTGCCCGGTTTCCAGCGGCGCGGCCTTGCCACGGAGGGGGCCGAGGCCCTCGTCGCCTGGGCTTTCGAAAGCCGATGGGCCCGCTCGATCAGGGCCAAGACCCTGAGGGATGAGCTCGGCGCCATGGAGGTTCTGGCCAGGCTGGGCTTCACTCTCATCGGAACCGACGAGGCGGGGCAGGCCTACCTTTTCGAACTCGAGCCCTCCGAAGGACCGGAGGAAAAGATGGAGGCTTCGGATCCGTTCTGA